A DNA window from Bdellovibrio sp. BCCA contains the following coding sequences:
- the ribD gene encoding bifunctional diaminohydroxyphosphoribosylaminopyrimidine deaminase/5-amino-6-(5-phosphoribosylamino)uracil reductase RibD, translating to MESIKHIPLPERGTKLTEEQAMKLAISEAYKGATRVSPNPLVGSVVLDAQGGFLACGHHEFYGGPHAEVNALKNLSSAELKDAHVFVTLEPCAHEGKTPSCAKMMAKLPLKKVTFGLIDPNPLVAGQGADILRNAGIDAEVFSSADPKEDREIKTLLEEVCEAFLWNFREKKVFVALKMASSLDGQVALRSGESQWITGPESREYVHYLRACYDAILVGKGTIDFDNPSLNVRHPEINKKNKVVVIDGEAELLHRFTDLKLAQIHAASDVFWCVAEDMKENVEKTLKTLSIAPQIIYVKTNVGGDLNLEDLLAQLHLKGLRSVMVEGGAFTASSFIDQGLVNRIYMFQAPIIMGSGGSRSWTETVRVPTMKDKIHVKNPRYLTFGSDFMITGTF from the coding sequence ATGGAATCCATTAAGCACATTCCACTTCCAGAGCGCGGAACAAAACTCACTGAAGAGCAAGCAATGAAACTTGCTATCAGTGAGGCTTACAAAGGGGCGACGCGAGTCAGCCCCAATCCTTTAGTCGGCTCTGTTGTTTTGGATGCGCAAGGTGGATTTTTGGCTTGTGGGCACCATGAATTTTATGGCGGCCCTCATGCCGAAGTGAATGCTCTTAAAAATCTTTCTTCTGCTGAACTAAAAGACGCCCATGTTTTTGTGACGCTCGAACCTTGCGCTCACGAGGGAAAAACTCCTTCGTGTGCAAAGATGATGGCGAAGTTGCCTCTTAAGAAAGTCACATTCGGCTTGATTGATCCAAATCCTTTGGTGGCAGGTCAAGGAGCCGACATTCTTCGCAATGCTGGAATTGACGCCGAAGTCTTTTCGAGTGCTGATCCCAAGGAAGATCGTGAAATCAAAACTCTGCTTGAAGAAGTCTGTGAAGCGTTCCTGTGGAATTTCCGTGAGAAAAAAGTTTTTGTCGCTTTAAAAATGGCATCCAGTCTCGACGGCCAAGTGGCTTTACGCTCTGGTGAAAGTCAGTGGATCACGGGACCTGAATCGCGCGAATACGTTCATTATCTGCGTGCTTGTTACGACGCGATCTTAGTTGGAAAAGGCACAATTGATTTTGATAATCCTTCACTCAACGTGCGCCATCCCGAAATAAATAAAAAAAACAAAGTGGTTGTGATTGATGGCGAGGCGGAGCTTCTGCATCGTTTTACAGATTTAAAACTTGCGCAAATTCACGCCGCTTCAGACGTCTTCTGGTGTGTAGCGGAGGATATGAAAGAGAACGTCGAAAAGACTTTAAAAACTCTTTCAATAGCGCCACAGATTATTTACGTAAAAACCAACGTCGGTGGAGATCTGAATCTTGAAGATCTTTTGGCTCAACTTCATCTCAAGGGACTTCGTTCCGTGATGGTTGAGGGCGGTGCTTTTACGGCGAGTTCGTTTATCGATCAGGGACTAGTGAACCGCATCTACATGTTCCAAGCTCCGATCATTATGGGCTCGGGTGGGTCTCGTTCATGGACTGAAACCGTGCGAGTGCCGACAATGAAAGATAAGATTCATGTGAAGAATCCTCGATATTTGACATTCGGGAGTGACTTCATGATCACAGGAACTTTTTAA
- the hppD gene encoding 4-hydroxyphenylpyruvate dioxygenase has translation MAQITEKNPIGLNGVDFIEYSGPDAHYFEQVFKRYAFKEVGQVHGKNIRLYRQGDINYILNCEPQTFATDFAKLHGNCICATGFRVVDAQHAFKEAVARGARPYEGNDHQKGATPFPAVYGIGDSLIYFMDDKNQDKLYNEIFQVKPEDKAPEGVGFKVIDHFTNNVPKGEMDKWYEFYVKIFNFYEAHYFDIRGSKTGLLSRAMRSPCGKFSVPINEPTESKSQIQEYLDEYKGSGIQHVALLTNDILSTLEKLKNSDIQFLTPPPHSYYEMLSNRVPNVTEDLGRLEKNAILVDGDKHGYLLQIFTKNTFGPIFYEVIQRKGHDGFGDGNFQALFDAIERDQKERGYLT, from the coding sequence ATGGCTCAGATTACAGAGAAAAATCCAATTGGACTTAATGGAGTTGATTTCATCGAATACTCCGGTCCCGATGCTCATTATTTCGAACAAGTTTTTAAGCGTTATGCGTTTAAAGAAGTGGGACAAGTTCATGGCAAAAATATCAGATTGTATCGTCAAGGCGATATCAACTACATCTTGAACTGCGAACCACAAACTTTCGCGACCGACTTTGCAAAACTTCACGGCAATTGCATTTGCGCAACGGGTTTCCGTGTTGTGGATGCGCAACACGCTTTCAAAGAAGCTGTTGCTCGCGGTGCTCGTCCTTATGAAGGCAACGATCATCAAAAAGGCGCAACGCCATTCCCGGCTGTCTACGGTATCGGCGACTCTTTGATTTACTTCATGGACGATAAGAACCAAGACAAGCTTTACAACGAAATCTTCCAAGTAAAACCGGAAGACAAAGCTCCAGAGGGAGTTGGTTTTAAAGTGATCGACCATTTCACGAACAACGTTCCAAAAGGCGAGATGGATAAGTGGTACGAGTTCTATGTCAAAATCTTCAACTTCTATGAAGCGCACTATTTCGATATTCGTGGTTCAAAAACAGGTCTTCTTTCTAGAGCAATGCGTTCGCCTTGCGGAAAATTCTCTGTGCCTATCAACGAACCGACAGAATCTAAATCACAAATTCAAGAGTACCTGGATGAATATAAAGGTTCTGGCATTCAACACGTGGCTTTGTTGACGAACGACATTCTTTCAACACTTGAGAAGTTAAAAAACAGCGACATTCAATTCCTCACTCCGCCACCTCATTCGTATTATGAGATGTTGTCGAACCGCGTGCCGAACGTAACTGAAGATTTGGGTCGCCTTGAAAAGAATGCGATTCTTGTCGATGGTGATAAGCACGGTTACTTGTTGCAAATCTTTACGAAGAACACTTTCGGCCCGATTTTCTACGAAGTGATTCAACGTAAAGGTCACGACGGTTTTGGTGACGGAAACTTCCAAGCTCTTTTTGATGCGATTGAACGCGATCAAAAAGAACGCGGTTACTTAACATAG
- a CDS encoding DEAD/DEAH box helicase gives MIVPFMTRTPIDLSPEQADALELLRSGENVFLTGGAGSGKSFLIRHFMKELDPKEMPILASTGAAAVLLGGRTFHSFFGLGIMEGGPDATYQRASKDTRLMSRLRKVEGVIIDEISMIPGQALMIAEALAQRARESKLPWGGMRIISVGDFAQLPPVTQTGQRDWCFLNMVWNQSGFQTSMLSHNQRVSDNLFLDVLSDVRHGLSSERVRDFLNEHIQEHDEDHPGTRLFGRKMYAEKFNEKKLNELNEEEVTIDSIYFGSEKHVELLMKTAPVPVKLILKLGCRVMFLQNDPQKRWVNGTRGVITDIATDKIIVKKDNGREVQVDKASFALQDAEGNVMASVIQFPLTLAYATTIHKSQGATLDDLWCDLSSLWEPGHAYVALSRLRSSEGLHLIGWSPRSIIVDPKVLDFYKRMER, from the coding sequence ATGATCGTTCCATTCATGACACGAACTCCGATTGATCTTTCTCCTGAACAAGCTGACGCCCTGGAACTTCTTCGTTCCGGCGAAAATGTTTTCCTGACTGGCGGAGCCGGTAGCGGGAAGAGTTTTCTTATCCGTCATTTTATGAAGGAACTTGATCCCAAAGAAATGCCGATCCTTGCAAGCACAGGAGCGGCGGCCGTTCTTTTGGGCGGAAGAACTTTTCATAGTTTCTTCGGTTTAGGAATTATGGAGGGCGGACCTGATGCGACTTATCAGCGTGCGAGCAAAGACACGCGTTTGATGTCGCGCCTTCGTAAAGTCGAAGGCGTTATCATCGATGAGATTTCGATGATCCCTGGCCAAGCGCTCATGATCGCCGAAGCTTTAGCGCAAAGAGCGCGCGAATCCAAACTTCCTTGGGGCGGCATGCGTATTATTTCTGTGGGGGATTTTGCGCAACTTCCTCCGGTAACACAAACCGGACAGCGTGACTGGTGTTTTTTGAATATGGTTTGGAATCAAAGCGGGTTTCAAACATCGATGCTTTCCCACAATCAAAGAGTTTCTGATAATTTATTCCTCGATGTTTTAAGCGACGTTCGTCACGGACTTTCCAGTGAGAGAGTGCGCGATTTTTTAAATGAGCACATCCAAGAACACGATGAGGATCATCCAGGGACGCGTCTTTTCGGACGTAAAATGTACGCTGAAAAGTTCAACGAGAAAAAACTCAACGAGCTTAACGAAGAAGAAGTTACGATTGATTCGATTTACTTTGGTTCTGAAAAACATGTTGAGCTGTTAATGAAAACAGCTCCGGTGCCTGTGAAGTTGATTTTAAAACTGGGCTGCCGAGTGATGTTCTTGCAAAACGATCCGCAGAAGCGTTGGGTGAACGGAACGCGCGGTGTGATCACGGATATTGCCACTGATAAAATCATCGTGAAAAAAGACAACGGCCGTGAGGTGCAAGTCGATAAAGCTTCTTTTGCTCTGCAAGACGCTGAAGGCAATGTCATGGCGTCTGTTATTCAATTCCCTTTGACATTGGCTTATGCAACCACGATTCATAAAAGTCAGGGAGCCACATTGGATGATTTGTGGTGCGATCTGAGTTCTTTGTGGGAACCAGGGCACGCGTATGTAGCGTTAAGTCGCTTGCGTTCGTCAGAAGGTTTGCACTTGATCGGTTGGAGTCCTCGTTCCATTATTGTAGATCCAAAGGTATTGGATTTTTACAAACGAATGGAAAGATAA